In the Corynebacterium kroppenstedtii genome, one interval contains:
- a CDS encoding proline--tRNA ligase, producing MITRMSSLFVRTLREDPADAEVPSHKLLVRAGFIRRIAPGVYSWLPLGLKVLRNIERIVREEMDGIGAQEIELPALLPRDSYEVTGRWTEYGDALFRLKDRKKGDYLLGPTHEEIFTETVKGEYSSYKDFPVTLYQIQTKYRDEERPRAGILRGREFVMCDSYSFDMKDEGLEKSYQDHRAAYQRMFNRLGLDYAICAATSGAMGGSASEEFLAVSPVGEDTFVTSTSSDYAANVEAVVTPAPTVDEHAVDSIEPAITLESPNCTTIAALVDWANTNQTVSQRYGREITAQDTLKCVVVKTRKPGESDFAYAIIAIPGDREVDMKRLEASLEPKEVVLAEKEDFDGHDFLPKGYVGPVGMAEHDVRVLVDPRVVSGTRWITGAGVDGHHSVDVTVGRDFTPDGTIEAAEVKEGDLAPDGTGTLLLKQGIEIGHIFQLGRKYTNAFELDVLDENGKRSRPTMGSYGVGISRLVGVVAEQYHDDKGLKWPVSVAPFPVHLVVANKDAEAAEAASALAEDLSNRGLDILFDDRPKVSPGVKFKDSELLGMPYVVVLGRAFKEGKVEVRDRLADSVETVPVEGAAEHIARLVKS from the coding sequence ATGATTACCCGTATGTCCTCTCTTTTTGTGCGAACCTTGCGTGAAGACCCTGCCGATGCAGAAGTCCCTAGCCATAAGCTCCTCGTTCGGGCGGGTTTTATACGACGCATCGCACCCGGTGTTTATTCTTGGCTGCCGCTCGGGCTCAAGGTTCTACGAAACATTGAGCGGATTGTGCGGGAAGAGATGGACGGCATAGGCGCTCAAGAAATTGAATTACCTGCCTTGCTTCCACGTGATTCGTATGAAGTGACGGGCCGATGGACAGAGTATGGAGACGCTCTTTTCCGGTTAAAAGACCGTAAGAAAGGCGACTATCTCTTAGGACCTACTCACGAGGAAATTTTTACTGAGACGGTGAAAGGTGAGTACTCCTCGTATAAAGATTTCCCCGTCACTCTGTATCAAATTCAAACCAAGTACAGGGATGAAGAACGCCCTCGCGCGGGAATTCTGCGCGGACGGGAATTCGTCATGTGCGATTCCTACTCCTTCGATATGAAAGACGAGGGGTTAGAGAAGTCGTACCAGGATCACCGAGCCGCCTATCAGCGCATGTTTAACCGTTTAGGGCTCGATTACGCGATCTGCGCTGCGACGTCCGGTGCGATGGGCGGGTCCGCCTCCGAGGAATTCCTCGCTGTCTCGCCCGTTGGCGAAGACACGTTTGTCACGTCGACAAGCTCCGATTATGCGGCCAATGTGGAGGCTGTCGTTACCCCTGCACCGACTGTCGACGAGCATGCGGTCGATTCGATTGAGCCGGCGATCACACTTGAGTCGCCTAACTGTACGACGATTGCCGCGCTGGTGGACTGGGCCAATACGAACCAGACGGTGTCCCAGCGGTACGGTCGTGAAATCACGGCTCAAGACACCCTGAAATGTGTGGTAGTGAAGACGCGGAAACCGGGGGAGAGCGACTTCGCGTATGCCATTATTGCCATTCCCGGTGACCGTGAAGTGGATATGAAACGTCTCGAGGCTTCGTTGGAGCCGAAAGAAGTTGTCCTTGCTGAGAAGGAAGATTTCGACGGCCATGACTTCCTCCCCAAAGGCTACGTCGGCCCAGTGGGCATGGCGGAGCACGATGTGAGGGTCCTTGTTGACCCGCGCGTGGTATCGGGTACACGGTGGATTACCGGAGCTGGGGTAGATGGCCACCACAGCGTTGACGTCACGGTGGGGCGCGATTTCACCCCAGATGGCACTATCGAGGCCGCCGAGGTGAAAGAGGGAGATCTTGCACCGGATGGAACCGGCACCTTACTTCTCAAGCAGGGGATTGAGATAGGCCACATCTTCCAACTCGGTCGGAAGTACACAAACGCTTTCGAGCTCGATGTGCTGGATGAAAATGGTAAACGCTCACGCCCGACAATGGGATCCTACGGAGTGGGAATTTCGCGTTTGGTCGGTGTGGTTGCGGAGCAATACCACGATGATAAAGGCTTAAAGTGGCCTGTCAGTGTTGCACCGTTCCCAGTTCATCTCGTGGTTGCGAATAAGGATGCAGAGGCAGCGGAAGCAGCGTCTGCCCTCGCGGAGGATCTATCCAATCGTGGGCTCGACATCCTCTTCGACGATCGGCCAAAGGTCAGCCCGGGTGTGAAGTTCAAGGATTCGGAACTGCTGGGTATGCCCTACGTTGTGGTGTTGGGCCGCGCGTTCAAGGAAGGAAAAGTTGAGGTTCGCGATCGGTTGGCCGATTCGGTGGAAACGGTCCCCGTCGAGGGGGCTGCCGAGCATATCGCGAGGCTCGTCAAAAGCTAA
- a CDS encoding DUF4439 domain-containing protein: MKSPQTRISSAEQLKQNSSRETPGAALSRRAFFGRSARAIGAAVAVTVLSGSGLLAGCESTHTKPDQKLSDLYAQANGVANSLDASQHHDAAVFVHTHADALRQEIRRICGTDKDGNSPSTCSDSTLDSERDSDAGSRDGTNSGQGGDNPQPGGGSSDEELSQKLSDLRSSIVSVASQADTKRNNGLLLSIASSLSTIAAQTSLGESDSGSTETKEGNDGASPSRLTASPGSSSDNRRPNKADVTAMTTLLTTEYQIIYGFGLALPFADSALKKSIASAADKHRATRDRIISWLEDQAKVSQNNIPLADAAYSYEAPPTDSETAQQFLINLELLACAKTYDQARAMNTGSAMEIASSLMTYSAVDAAYFIDKAGGNAMNDDRLHLPGKGTSAHS, encoded by the coding sequence GTGAAAAGCCCGCAGACGAGGATCAGTAGTGCTGAACAGCTGAAACAGAACAGTTCACGTGAAACCCCCGGTGCTGCTCTATCTCGGCGGGCCTTCTTCGGACGCTCCGCGCGAGCCATAGGTGCTGCCGTCGCCGTCACAGTGCTCTCCGGAAGCGGCCTGCTAGCCGGGTGCGAATCTACACACACTAAGCCTGACCAGAAGTTATCCGACCTCTACGCACAGGCCAACGGAGTGGCGAATTCACTTGACGCTTCCCAACACCACGATGCCGCGGTTTTTGTTCATACCCACGCAGATGCACTCCGACAAGAAATCCGACGCATATGCGGCACAGATAAAGACGGGAATTCGCCGTCAACGTGCTCAGATTCCACGCTGGATTCTGAACGCGACAGTGACGCTGGCTCGAGAGACGGCACGAACAGCGGTCAGGGCGGCGATAATCCGCAACCGGGTGGCGGAAGCAGTGACGAAGAGTTATCCCAAAAGCTGAGCGATCTTCGTTCGTCGATCGTCTCGGTGGCATCTCAAGCGGACACTAAACGCAATAACGGTTTACTTCTCTCTATTGCTTCATCACTATCGACCATTGCCGCGCAAACGTCGCTCGGTGAATCGGACTCCGGCAGCACGGAGACGAAGGAGGGCAACGATGGTGCTTCACCATCGAGGCTCACCGCATCGCCGGGTTCATCGAGCGACAACCGTCGCCCTAATAAAGCTGATGTCACCGCAATGACCACGCTGCTCACGACTGAGTATCAAATTATCTACGGCTTCGGGTTAGCCCTCCCTTTTGCGGACTCCGCACTAAAAAAGAGCATCGCGTCTGCAGCGGATAAGCACCGTGCGACGCGGGACCGCATCATTTCATGGCTCGAGGACCAGGCGAAGGTCTCTCAGAACAACATCCCCCTCGCCGATGCTGCATACTCCTATGAAGCCCCGCCGACAGACTCAGAAACCGCCCAGCAATTCCTGATTAACCTGGAGCTGCTTGCGTGTGCCAAAACGTACGACCAGGCGCGGGCTATGAACACAGGTAGCGCGATGGAGATAGCCTCCTCACTGATGACGTATTCAGCCGTGGACGCCGCATACTTCATCGATAAAGCCGGAGGAAACGCGATGAATGACGATCGCCTCCATCTACCAGGGAAGGGGACGTCGGCACACAGCTAA
- the rimP gene encoding ribosome maturation factor RimP: protein MAFPTAEEITQRVENIVGPRGFDVEKVDIKKAGAKSAVIIRIDGDQRPDLDVIEELSDEISRHFDAAERDGELNFGAGYRLEVSTPGFDEPLVAARHFRRQRGHIATFVLTQADDARGGDNAGNAQFVARIGALNADETELAVVLPGKKKPSVETYPLEQIREAKLEVEFSTPPEAEMALVNTPFEQLG, encoded by the coding sequence ATGGCTTTCCCGACGGCAGAAGAGATTACGCAGCGCGTGGAAAATATCGTGGGTCCGCGTGGATTTGATGTTGAAAAGGTCGATATTAAAAAAGCGGGCGCGAAGTCTGCCGTCATTATCCGTATCGACGGTGATCAGCGGCCTGATCTGGACGTTATCGAGGAACTCTCGGACGAGATTTCCCGCCATTTCGATGCCGCCGAGCGCGATGGCGAGTTGAACTTCGGGGCCGGTTATCGCCTTGAGGTCTCAACCCCAGGTTTTGATGAACCCTTAGTAGCTGCTCGTCATTTTCGACGTCAACGTGGGCATATAGCCACGTTTGTTCTCACCCAGGCGGACGACGCCCGTGGAGGAGACAACGCCGGTAACGCTCAGTTTGTGGCGCGAATCGGTGCTTTGAACGCCGACGAGACCGAGTTGGCGGTTGTTCTCCCAGGGAAGAAGAAACCGTCGGTGGAGACCTACCCGCTGGAGCAGATTCGTGAGGCGAAGCTAGAAGTGGAGTTTTCAACCCCGCCAGAAGCTGAAATGGCTCTTGTTAACACACCCTTTGAGCAGTTGGGGTAG
- the nusA gene encoding transcription termination factor NusA yields MNIDLSTLRAIERERGVSVEDMTATIAKALLEAWEKSSGGDSEARVDVDPDDGHVAVIVTERDDDGNVIAEVDETPSDFGRSFAGTVREAMVARLQEAEADQTYEEYASLTSKVVTGIVEADSFARAKGIVIARLGTEAHGNDGTLLPAEQIPGEKYPHGKRLKFYVVNVNRGPRGVQIMISRTHPEFVHRLFELEVPEVADGSVEIVSIAREAGHRSKVAVRSTIDGVNAKGSCIGPRGQRVRAIMDELGGEKIDIIDFDEDPATFVGNSLAPSKVLKVEVVDPEEQVARVTVPDYQLSLAIGKEGQNARLAARLTGWRIDIHSDTE; encoded by the coding sequence GTGAACATCGACTTGAGCACGCTGCGTGCGATTGAACGTGAGCGCGGGGTGTCCGTGGAAGACATGACAGCCACCATCGCGAAGGCTCTGCTGGAAGCGTGGGAGAAGTCGTCAGGGGGTGATTCAGAAGCGCGTGTCGATGTCGATCCCGACGATGGGCATGTGGCCGTTATTGTTACTGAGCGAGACGACGACGGTAACGTTATCGCCGAAGTCGACGAGACCCCGTCGGACTTCGGCCGTTCATTCGCTGGTACTGTCCGCGAGGCAATGGTTGCTCGTCTGCAGGAGGCGGAAGCAGACCAGACTTACGAAGAGTATGCATCGCTGACCTCGAAGGTTGTTACAGGCATCGTTGAGGCAGATTCTTTCGCGCGGGCGAAAGGGATCGTTATTGCCCGTCTTGGCACGGAAGCGCACGGGAATGACGGAACGTTGCTTCCCGCCGAGCAGATTCCAGGCGAAAAATATCCACACGGCAAGCGCCTCAAGTTCTACGTGGTTAACGTCAATCGCGGGCCACGTGGCGTGCAGATCATGATCTCCAGGACGCACCCCGAATTCGTGCATCGCTTGTTCGAACTAGAGGTTCCTGAAGTTGCCGACGGTTCCGTCGAGATTGTCTCCATTGCTCGTGAAGCTGGCCACCGCTCCAAGGTTGCCGTGCGGTCGACCATCGATGGCGTGAACGCTAAAGGATCGTGCATCGGCCCTCGCGGGCAGCGCGTCAGAGCGATCATGGACGAGCTTGGCGGCGAAAAGATCGACATCATCGACTTCGATGAGGACCCCGCTACCTTCGTTGGGAATTCTTTGGCCCCGTCGAAGGTTCTCAAAGTTGAGGTTGTTGATCCGGAGGAACAAGTCGCACGGGTGACTGTTCCGGATTATCAGCTGTCCCTGGCCATCGGTAAGGAAGGGCAAAATGCCCGTCTTGCTGCACGTCTGACCGGGTGGCGGATCGATATACACTCGGACACTGAATAA
- a CDS encoding YlxR family protein: MHRQGSALVRIRTCIATRTRCSDTRMLCVVLRQDGASQGGSSKKEAVIIPDPSRSLPGRGAWIIPTAENFERARQRRAFERALRISGKADTRQIGEYIESLESGSVTAT; this comes from the coding sequence GTGCATCGCCAGGGTTCAGCCCTCGTCCGCATACGCACTTGCATTGCTACTCGGACGCGGTGCTCTGACACTCGTATGTTGTGTGTCGTCCTAAGGCAAGACGGTGCATCACAGGGCGGTTCGTCAAAGAAAGAGGCTGTGATTATTCCAGATCCCTCCCGGTCTTTACCAGGTCGAGGGGCATGGATTATTCCCACAGCAGAAAACTTTGAACGGGCCCGTCAACGGCGTGCTTTCGAGCGTGCCCTCCGGATATCAGGTAAGGCTGATACCCGCCAGATCGGTGAATACATCGAGTCATTGGAGTCAGGGAGCGTTACTGCCACCTAA
- the infB gene encoding translation initiation factor IF-2, translating to MPKLRVHELVKQLNQLDSSLKLTSKKLLAALEEQGEFVKTASSTVQPPVVKKMKEYYGVADKSSGSPSSKSNPAATAAAAAAAAAHRRNPSASPSPASMANRKNAKGGENPKSNQSATSAGSAKSDSAAASASAGKASGKAPSAADHSTPTPGQRRRPSGPTPGTAARASGSPNAPRPAQSGSNSSAQGAGKPSASKSEASSKPSAGKSSPKPGQPRFEEPRAAGKKSPKPGPKPSDQAARSQRPTPKPGQGAPKPGAKPGGKRAPRVANNPFSSGTRPAPRPRGGDMPRPGGTSGKPGQRGGGQHSPRPGGHTKPSGRGRGGNRNERSSKQGSGHAPTPAMMPSHPSPGQMPSKSSNHFGGGRGRGGHGPGGGHGGGPRGGRGGRRGGTAGAFGRPGGAPRRGRKSKRQKRHEYEAMQAPTVVGGVKLPNGHGKAIRLARGASLADFADKIDADPAALVQALFNLGEMVTATASVSDETLMLLGDEMDYKVQVVSPEDEDRELLESFDLQFGENEGGAEDLTKRPPVVTVMGHVDHGKTRLLDTIRKANVASGEAGGITQHIGAYQVKVDLDGEHRLVTFLDTPGHEAFTAMRARGAQSTDIAILVVAADDGVMPQTVEAINHAKAADVPIVVAVNKIDKEGADPEKIRGQMTEYGLTPEEWGGDTMFVDISAKQGQNIDKLLEAVLLTADASLELVANPDMDAQGVAIETHLDRGRGPVATVIVQRGTLHVGDSIVVGDAHGRVRRMTDERGNDITDAGPSVPVQVQGLTSVPGAGDNLLVVEDDRTARQIADRRDARRRNALAARSRKRVSLEDLDKVLKETSSLNLILKGDNAGTVEALEDALLKLDVGDEVELNIIDRGVGAVTETNVHLAAASDAIIIGFNVRAEGKATEAAHAEGVDVRYYSVIYKAIEEIEAALRGMLKPIYEERDLGTAEIRQLFKASAVGLIAGCMVETGVVKRNATVRLVRDGNVVADKATVTSLRRGKDDVQEVQHGYECGMVLSYPDIFVGDKIEAYELVEVPRDKQNKKASKSK from the coding sequence GTGCCAAAGCTTCGTGTCCACGAGCTCGTTAAACAGCTCAACCAGCTAGACAGCAGTCTTAAATTAACAAGTAAAAAGCTGCTCGCTGCGCTCGAAGAGCAGGGAGAATTTGTCAAGACCGCGTCGTCGACGGTCCAGCCTCCCGTTGTTAAAAAGATGAAGGAATACTACGGGGTGGCTGATAAGTCCTCCGGTTCACCGTCATCGAAGTCGAACCCCGCGGCCACGGCTGCTGCAGCTGCCGCTGCAGCAGCGCACCGTAGAAATCCTTCGGCATCGCCGTCGCCCGCGTCGATGGCCAATCGAAAGAATGCCAAAGGCGGGGAAAACCCCAAGTCGAATCAGTCGGCTACATCAGCTGGTAGTGCGAAGTCGGATTCCGCTGCAGCTTCGGCATCGGCTGGGAAAGCTAGTGGAAAGGCTCCCTCGGCAGCCGATCATTCGACGCCGACGCCGGGACAGCGGCGGCGTCCATCTGGTCCGACTCCGGGTACAGCTGCCCGCGCCTCGGGAAGCCCGAATGCTCCCCGTCCTGCACAGAGCGGTAGCAATTCGTCAGCTCAGGGTGCCGGAAAGCCGTCTGCATCCAAGTCAGAGGCATCGTCCAAGCCATCGGCTGGGAAGTCCTCACCCAAGCCCGGTCAGCCACGGTTTGAAGAACCGCGGGCGGCAGGGAAGAAGTCTCCGAAGCCCGGTCCGAAGCCGAGTGATCAGGCGGCACGTTCTCAGCGTCCGACCCCGAAGCCGGGTCAAGGGGCTCCGAAGCCAGGCGCTAAGCCCGGTGGCAAACGAGCTCCCCGTGTAGCGAATAATCCGTTCTCCTCGGGAACACGGCCTGCGCCGCGCCCGCGTGGTGGGGATATGCCACGTCCGGGTGGCACCTCAGGTAAGCCCGGCCAGCGTGGTGGCGGTCAGCACTCGCCGCGTCCCGGTGGACACACGAAGCCGAGCGGTCGCGGTCGCGGTGGTAACCGCAATGAGCGATCCTCGAAGCAGGGCAGTGGACACGCTCCAACACCTGCGATGATGCCATCCCACCCGAGCCCCGGTCAGATGCCCTCCAAGTCCTCGAACCACTTCGGTGGCGGCCGAGGCCGTGGCGGACATGGACCCGGTGGCGGACATGGTGGTGGTCCTCGCGGTGGTCGCGGAGGCCGTCGCGGCGGTACCGCGGGTGCATTCGGACGTCCCGGTGGCGCTCCGCGTCGCGGTCGTAAGTCGAAGCGGCAGAAGAGGCATGAGTACGAGGCAATGCAGGCCCCGACCGTTGTTGGTGGCGTCAAGCTGCCTAATGGTCATGGCAAGGCTATCCGCCTCGCCCGTGGTGCCTCCTTGGCTGACTTTGCGGACAAGATTGATGCAGATCCGGCCGCATTGGTTCAGGCTCTGTTCAACTTGGGTGAAATGGTCACCGCGACAGCATCGGTTTCCGACGAGACCCTGATGCTTCTTGGGGACGAGATGGACTACAAGGTTCAGGTCGTCTCACCCGAAGATGAAGACCGTGAGCTCCTTGAATCCTTCGACCTCCAGTTCGGTGAGAACGAAGGTGGCGCAGAGGATCTGACTAAGCGTCCTCCGGTGGTTACCGTCATGGGTCACGTTGACCACGGTAAGACTCGGCTGTTGGACACGATCCGTAAAGCCAATGTGGCTTCTGGCGAAGCCGGTGGCATTACCCAGCACATCGGTGCCTACCAGGTTAAGGTTGACTTGGACGGCGAGCACCGCTTGGTGACATTCCTGGATACCCCGGGCCATGAGGCGTTCACCGCCATGCGTGCCCGTGGTGCTCAGTCCACCGATATCGCCATCTTGGTGGTCGCTGCCGACGACGGCGTCATGCCCCAGACCGTAGAGGCCATCAATCACGCGAAAGCAGCCGACGTCCCGATCGTCGTCGCTGTCAACAAGATTGATAAAGAAGGCGCGGACCCGGAGAAGATCCGTGGCCAGATGACCGAATACGGTCTCACCCCAGAAGAATGGGGCGGGGACACCATGTTCGTGGATATCTCAGCGAAGCAGGGCCAGAACATCGACAAGTTGCTTGAAGCAGTTCTGCTGACTGCGGATGCATCGCTCGAGCTGGTGGCCAACCCGGACATGGATGCCCAGGGTGTTGCCATCGAGACCCACCTCGATCGCGGACGTGGACCGGTCGCCACCGTCATCGTCCAGCGCGGTACGTTGCACGTGGGTGACTCGATCGTCGTGGGTGACGCGCATGGTCGCGTCCGTCGTATGACCGACGAACGTGGCAACGACATCACCGATGCTGGTCCGTCGGTGCCTGTGCAGGTTCAGGGACTTACCAGTGTCCCCGGCGCTGGCGATAACCTCCTCGTTGTCGAGGACGATCGCACTGCCCGCCAGATTGCGGATCGTCGTGACGCACGACGTCGTAACGCCTTGGCGGCCCGCTCCCGCAAGCGCGTCTCCCTCGAGGATCTGGACAAGGTCCTTAAGGAGACCAGCAGCCTGAACCTCATCCTTAAGGGTGACAACGCCGGTACCGTTGAGGCCCTGGAAGATGCTCTGCTTAAGCTCGACGTTGGAGACGAAGTTGAGCTCAACATCATCGACCGCGGCGTCGGTGCCGTCACCGAGACAAATGTCCACTTGGCGGCTGCCTCGGATGCGATCATCATCGGGTTCAACGTCCGTGCCGAAGGCAAGGCCACTGAGGCCGCCCACGCTGAGGGCGTCGATGTCCGGTACTACTCGGTCATCTACAAGGCGATTGAAGAAATCGAGGCTGCTCTTCGCGGCATGCTCAAGCCGATCTACGAAGAGCGTGACCTGGGTACCGCCGAGATCCGTCAGCTGTTCAAGGCCTCCGCAGTTGGTCTTATTGCCGGCTGCATGGTTGAGACAGGCGTCGTTAAGCGAAATGCGACAGTCCGGTTGGTTCGCGATGGCAATGTTGTTGCCGATAAAGCAACCGTTACGTCGCTGCGCCGCGGTAAGGACGATGTCCAAGAAGTCCAGCACGGCTACGAGTGCGGTATGGTCTTGTCCTACCCCGACATTTTCGTCGGAGACAAGATCGAGGCCTACGAATTGGTTGAGGTTCCTCGGGACAAGCAGAACAAGAAGGCCTCGAAGAGCAAGTAA
- the rbfA gene encoding 30S ribosome-binding factor RbfA translates to MADRARAARMAKRIQTIVANTIEHSVKDRRLELVTITDTQLTGDLHDATVFYTVRGRTLDEEPDREQAAEALHRARGQLRKAVGDQLGVRFTPTLTFTLDTVPETSARLEELLAQARQRDQEVARQAEGATPAGDANPYKTSTHEGRPESEADGW, encoded by the coding sequence ATGGCTGATCGCGCTCGCGCTGCGCGCATGGCTAAGCGCATCCAAACTATCGTGGCGAACACCATCGAACATAGTGTGAAGGACCGCCGTTTAGAGCTCGTTACCATCACCGATACCCAGCTCACCGGCGACTTGCACGACGCTACCGTTTTTTACACGGTCCGTGGGCGCACTCTCGACGAAGAACCCGACCGTGAACAGGCGGCCGAAGCACTTCACCGGGCACGTGGTCAACTACGGAAAGCCGTGGGGGACCAGTTGGGAGTTCGGTTTACTCCGACCTTGACATTCACTTTGGACACTGTTCCGGAAACAAGTGCTCGTTTAGAGGAGCTTTTAGCCCAGGCTCGACAGCGAGACCAAGAAGTTGCACGTCAAGCTGAAGGGGCAACTCCAGCCGGGGACGCCAATCCGTACAAAACCTCGACGCACGAGGGACGTCCTGAGAGCGAAGCGGATGGGTGGTAA
- a CDS encoding DHH family phosphoesterase — protein MGGNDSTFIPRGLPVTDRDAWVFLQAMAWESHALADDERALHPCVVISHVRPDADTVGSACALVHLIRRWGGTAVAVDADGGVPSSAFSVLNTEDVYVPLEDIPRDPIAVVCVDTASLDRCGVAVDMVERASEKGRSLVIDHHETATNFGSINWVHPDADSTTSMLTSLCDMYSETIDRTMATALYAGLVTDTESFRWGGATQFATAHRLASTGIDTRSISSSLIDDHSVPYLRMLGAVLSDLVYEPLAVNGRGLVWGVVTDSQAQEAVECDVESVIDVVRTASEAEVAMVLKEYRPGEIVVSLRSRGAVNVARVAEELGGGGHAQAAGLTWQGTRDGFMDAFRQRVDQEEKTGR, from the coding sequence ATGGGTGGTAACGATTCGACATTCATCCCGCGCGGATTGCCGGTGACAGATCGGGACGCATGGGTCTTCTTGCAGGCTATGGCCTGGGAGTCTCATGCTCTTGCCGACGACGAACGCGCTCTGCATCCCTGCGTTGTGATCAGTCACGTGCGCCCGGATGCGGATACTGTTGGCTCGGCCTGCGCTCTCGTCCATCTCATCCGTCGGTGGGGTGGGACTGCTGTGGCTGTGGACGCCGACGGTGGAGTGCCGTCATCTGCTTTCTCTGTTCTGAATACAGAGGATGTGTACGTCCCGCTCGAGGACATCCCTCGTGATCCCATCGCGGTGGTGTGCGTTGACACGGCTTCCCTGGATCGGTGCGGAGTCGCCGTCGATATGGTCGAGCGCGCCTCAGAGAAAGGTCGCTCTTTGGTGATTGACCACCATGAGACCGCAACCAATTTTGGCAGCATCAATTGGGTTCACCCGGATGCCGATTCCACGACGAGCATGCTCACTTCTTTATGTGACATGTATTCGGAAACGATCGACCGGACCATGGCCACGGCGCTCTACGCCGGTCTCGTGACCGATACTGAGAGCTTTCGCTGGGGCGGGGCCACCCAGTTTGCGACAGCTCATCGGCTGGCATCGACGGGAATTGATACACGGAGTATCTCGTCGTCGTTAATCGATGACCATTCTGTTCCTTACCTGCGGATGTTAGGCGCAGTGTTGTCCGACTTGGTGTATGAGCCGTTGGCAGTGAATGGTCGTGGTTTGGTGTGGGGTGTTGTCACCGATAGCCAAGCTCAAGAGGCTGTCGAATGCGATGTCGAATCAGTTATCGACGTAGTTCGGACGGCATCGGAAGCCGAGGTCGCCATGGTTCTGAAGGAATATCGGCCAGGCGAGATTGTGGTGTCGTTGCGGTCCCGTGGCGCGGTCAATGTTGCCCGGGTGGCGGAAGAGTTAGGGGGTGGGGGCCATGCGCAGGCGGCCGGATTAACCTGGCAAGGCACTCGGGACGGTTTTATGGATGCTTTTCGACAGCGTGTGGACCAAGAGGAGAAAACCGGTCGATGA
- a CDS encoding MATE family efflux transporter: protein MSSDNVDRSASTGRNGDGVGVWKILSIALPSLGVLAATPIYLLFDTAVVGRLGKTDLAALAAATTILAQVTTQLTFLSYGTTARAGRFYGAGRRDKSIEEGVQSTWIAVLVGIALAAVIWILAPVLTNWLADDPGVGKEATRWLRVASPAVPLTLMTMAGNGWLRAVQNARYPLYFTLAGVGPALILVPILVMRLGIVGSALANVTGETITSLCFLVCLIRENSRYENSWKPRWSIMKDQLVMGRDLIARSLSFQLSFISAAAVAGRFGAASLAAHQVLLQLWNFLTMVLDSLAIAAQAFVGAALGAGRSTNAKAVGRSIIKWSSLFAVVLAGGMSAGYYWIPRQFTHSESVLDAMAGPWWQLVVLVLLGGFVFALDGILLGAGDAIFLRNATLVSALVGFLPLTWISLNQGWGLVGVWWGLITFFLFRLATTTLRFLRGNWARVGAQ, encoded by the coding sequence ATGAGTAGTGATAACGTCGATCGCTCTGCTAGTACCGGCAGGAACGGCGACGGGGTTGGTGTTTGGAAGATCTTATCGATCGCTCTTCCATCGTTGGGTGTCCTGGCGGCTACCCCTATTTATCTCTTGTTTGATACGGCCGTGGTGGGGCGCTTAGGTAAGACGGATTTGGCTGCACTTGCTGCAGCAACGACCATCCTTGCCCAAGTCACCACGCAGCTCACATTCCTGTCCTACGGGACGACAGCTCGCGCGGGGCGTTTCTATGGTGCAGGCCGACGCGATAAATCAATTGAAGAGGGCGTGCAGTCGACATGGATCGCTGTGCTCGTAGGAATCGCTTTGGCGGCGGTGATTTGGATCCTCGCCCCGGTGTTGACGAACTGGCTGGCCGATGATCCCGGGGTAGGCAAAGAGGCGACGAGATGGCTGCGCGTTGCGTCGCCAGCGGTGCCCCTGACTCTCATGACAATGGCGGGGAACGGTTGGCTGAGGGCAGTCCAAAATGCCAGGTACCCCCTGTATTTCACCTTGGCGGGGGTTGGACCAGCGCTTATCCTGGTGCCAATATTGGTGATGCGGTTGGGGATTGTCGGTTCCGCCCTGGCGAATGTCACAGGTGAGACTATTACATCATTGTGCTTCCTCGTCTGCCTGATACGGGAGAACAGCCGATACGAGAATTCGTGGAAACCACGATGGTCGATTATGAAAGACCAATTGGTGATGGGCCGTGACCTAATCGCGCGCTCACTGAGTTTCCAGCTGTCCTTTATCTCTGCGGCCGCTGTTGCTGGTCGTTTCGGTGCAGCATCTCTGGCAGCCCACCAGGTTTTGTTGCAGCTGTGGAACTTCTTAACCATGGTTCTCGATTCGTTGGCTATTGCCGCGCAGGCGTTTGTTGGTGCTGCTCTTGGCGCTGGACGGTCGACTAATGCTAAAGCCGTGGGGCGGTCCATCATTAAGTGGTCATCGCTCTTTGCCGTGGTGCTAGCCGGTGGGATGTCCGCGGGGTACTACTGGATTCCCCGCCAATTCACCCATTCGGAGAGTGTGCTCGACGCGATGGCCGGGCCGTGGTGGCAGCTGGTTGTCCTTGTCCTGCTGGGCGGGTTTGTTTTCGCCCTCGACGGGATTTTGCTCGGCGCCGGTGACGCAATCTTCCTCCGTAACGCCACCCTGGTGTCGGCCTTGGTGGGCTTCCTGCCCCTGACCTGGATTTCCCTGAACCAGGGTTGGGGACTGGTTGGTGTCTGGTGGGGGCTTATTACCTTCTTCTTGTTCCGATTGGCGACGACTACGCTTCGATTCCTCCGCGGAAACTGGGCCCGAGTGGGCGCGCAGTGA